Proteins encoded in a region of the Clostridium beijerinckii genome:
- a CDS encoding AzlD domain-containing protein, protein MNSYVWSVIIGGCIVTMLPRVLPITILSKMKLNKKVEEFLTYIPISILASLIVAELLITDNKFLVQGKSPEFLATIPTILIALKKNNLLLTVLTGVISIAILRLIF, encoded by the coding sequence ATGAATTCTTATGTATGGAGTGTTATCATAGGTGGTTGTATTGTAACTATGTTACCGAGAGTTCTACCAATAACTATATTATCGAAGATGAAATTAAATAAGAAAGTGGAAGAGTTTTTGACATATATACCTATATCTATACTAGCTTCATTAATAGTAGCAGAACTTTTAATTACCGATAATAAATTTTTAGTTCAAGGAAAATCTCCAGAATTTCTTGCTACAATACCAACAATACTGATTGCTCTTAAGAAAAATAATTTATTATTAACAGTATTAACAGGAGTTATTTCAATAGCAATTTTAAGATTAATATTTTAA
- a CDS encoding AzlC family ABC transporter permease: MELGKIPNDSLEIKNKNNSYYFIQGVKDCIPTIFGYISLGLACGILSKSCGLTVWEAMGMSAFIYGGSSQFIASSMILSSSPIPSIIFTIFFVNFRHLFMSASVAPYFKENSVLKNFFIGLLLTDETFVVASAEGLRNKKINNLWITGLNITAYINWIFATGIGVIIGGFIPDYKALGLDFALTAMFIGLLILSVKGNIKIRKALIIIIVSAIVLLISTIYVSTSISVIISAIAGALIGVVIKE, from the coding sequence ATGGAATTGGGGAAAATACCAAATGATTCTTTAGAAATAAAGAATAAAAACAACTCGTATTATTTTATTCAGGGAGTGAAAGACTGTATTCCAACTATATTTGGGTACATAAGTTTAGGGCTTGCATGTGGAATTTTGAGTAAATCTTGTGGATTGACAGTTTGGGAAGCAATGGGGATGAGTGCTTTTATATATGGAGGATCATCGCAATTTATAGCTTCGAGTATGATTTTATCATCCTCACCAATACCTAGTATAATATTTACTATTTTCTTTGTTAACTTTAGACATTTGTTTATGAGTGCGTCAGTAGCTCCATATTTCAAAGAAAATTCAGTCTTAAAAAACTTTTTTATAGGGCTGCTTTTAACAGATGAAACTTTTGTAGTTGCATCGGCAGAGGGGTTGAGGAATAAGAAAATTAATAATTTATGGATTACAGGTTTAAACATTACTGCATATATAAATTGGATTTTTGCAACAGGAATTGGAGTTATTATTGGCGGATTTATTCCAGATTATAAGGCTTTAGGGCTAGATTTTGCATTAACTGCCATGTTTATAGGTTTGCTAATTTTATCTGTAAAAGGAAATATAAAGATAAGAAAAGCTTTGATAATTATTATTGTATCTGCAATAGTTTTACTAATAAGCACAATATATGTATCTACTAGTATTAGTGTTATTATATCAGCAATTGCTGGTGCTTTAATTGGGGTGGTGATTAAAGAATGA
- a CDS encoding helix-turn-helix domain-containing protein — MNLNNIIAGNLKRLRNERQLSLSKLSDICGVSKVMLGQIERGESNPTINTIWKIAGGLRVPYTSLIDEPIKNDILIKKEDSKHQESPDNKYRVYCYFASNSNRNFELFTVELDGNSTYESNSHGEKTQEYIIVYDGELTLNVDNITYILTPGDSIVFDSSKPHSYINLNSTTIRMTIINNYLI, encoded by the coding sequence ATGAATTTAAATAATATTATTGCTGGGAATTTAAAAAGATTAAGAAACGAGAGGCAATTAAGCTTAAGCAAACTTTCTGATATTTGTGGCGTCAGTAAAGTAATGCTAGGACAAATCGAACGTGGAGAATCTAATCCAACTATTAATACAATATGGAAGATTGCTGGTGGACTTAGGGTTCCATATACATCCCTTATTGATGAGCCAATAAAAAATGATATTTTAATAAAAAAAGAAGATTCTAAGCACCAAGAATCTCCTGATAATAAATATAGAGTTTATTGCTATTTTGCAAGCAATTCAAATAGAAATTTTGAGCTTTTTACTGTAGAACTAGATGGCAATAGCACATATGAATCCAATTCCCATGGTGAAAAAACTCAAGAATATATAATAGTTTATGATGGTGAACTAACTTTAAATGTGGATAACATAACTTATATCCTAACACCTGGTGATTCCATAGTGTTTGATTCATCTAAACCACATTCATATATAAATCTGAACAGCACTACTATACGAATGACTATAATTAATAACTATTTAATATAG
- a CDS encoding bifunctional lysylphosphatidylglycerol flippase/synthetase MprF, with protein MKYKKYHILSITLLMVVLIMQEIFDLLSSINNDSSSKTNHVYIINFVLLMISFLFIIKGLLQRLRWALIVNIIILSPLVVTNILEDTYFEFDIFLLSYILLSLIIQRKWFKAKSYFIRLKIGIGLACFLFAVNIILNVIFISRFNDINMLINLCLFLIIIKLTLKPKNLRIEHTYEDKLKVQDLLRKFSTNPVSAIILEDDKQYFFPRFCEGVIGYTVINNIAIVAGEPICSDKEIENILLEFKNFCSDNSLSICFCQVSKKCIKVLKNFGFIVQEYGKEAIIYLDTYTISGSKTAKIRWANNKMDKLGVKTTEYKPLVERNHKIEEQIMGISHEWLTMKKSGELSFMLGTVSLDKPFDRRYFIASNKEGDILGFVVCFPYGSNKGYFVDITRRSKDAPLGIMEKLTIDICKILKEDEVKEVSLGLAPLADIQGNSSVEGVIIHKIFKFMYNYMNSFYGFKALYDYKKKYNPSAWESKFIAFSSEASIISIGYAMIKAKHPQGVRKLLFDRLLTFIK; from the coding sequence ATGAAGTACAAAAAATACCATATTCTTTCTATTACTTTATTAATGGTCGTTTTAATAATGCAAGAAATATTTGATTTACTAAGTTCTATAAATAACGATAGTAGTTCAAAAACTAATCATGTATACATAATCAATTTTGTTTTATTGATGATTTCTTTTTTGTTCATTATAAAGGGGTTGCTTCAACGGCTTAGATGGGCATTGATAGTTAATATAATAATTTTATCGCCGCTGGTAGTAACAAATATTCTGGAAGATACATACTTTGAATTCGACATATTTTTACTAAGCTATATATTATTATCTTTAATAATCCAGCGCAAATGGTTTAAAGCAAAATCTTACTTCATAAGATTGAAAATAGGGATTGGACTAGCCTGTTTTTTGTTTGCTGTCAATATTATATTAAATGTGATTTTTATAAGTAGATTTAATGATATAAATATGCTTATAAATTTATGTTTATTTCTGATAATTATAAAGTTAACATTAAAGCCAAAGAACCTAAGAATAGAGCATACATATGAGGATAAATTAAAGGTTCAAGATTTATTAAGGAAATTTTCAACAAATCCTGTGTCAGCAATAATTTTGGAAGATGATAAGCAATATTTTTTCCCTAGATTCTGTGAAGGTGTTATCGGATATACTGTAATTAATAATATAGCAATTGTGGCTGGGGAACCGATATGTAGTGATAAAGAAATTGAGAATATTTTATTAGAATTCAAGAATTTTTGTTCAGATAATTCATTGTCAATTTGTTTTTGTCAAGTTTCTAAAAAGTGCATAAAGGTTCTGAAGAATTTTGGTTTTATTGTGCAAGAATATGGGAAAGAAGCTATTATCTACTTAGATACATATACAATAAGTGGTTCTAAAACTGCAAAAATCAGATGGGCAAATAATAAAATGGACAAACTAGGCGTTAAAACAACAGAATATAAGCCGCTCGTTGAACGAAATCATAAAATTGAGGAACAAATAATGGGTATTTCTCATGAATGGTTAACAATGAAAAAAAGTGGAGAACTTTCATTTATGCTAGGAACTGTATCCCTGGATAAACCATTTGATAGAAGGTATTTTATAGCGTCAAATAAAGAAGGGGATATATTAGGTTTTGTAGTATGTTTTCCCTATGGCTCAAACAAGGGGTATTTTGTTGATATAACAAGAAGGAGTAAGGATGCTCCACTTGGAATTATGGAAAAGTTAACCATAGATATTTGTAAAATTTTAAAAGAAGATGAGGTTAAAGAAGTTAGTTTGGGATTAGCGCCTCTTGCAGATATTCAGGGTAATAGTAGTGTAGAGGGAGTAATTATACATAAGATTTTTAAATTTATGTATAATTATATGAATTCCTTTTATGGATTTAAAGCATTATATGACTATAAGAAGAAATATAATCCATCGGCTTGGGAGTCAAAATTTATAGCATTTTCATCTGAAGCATCTATTATATCAATAGGGTATGCTATGATAAAGGCTAAACATCCACAGGGGGTAAGAAAACTTCTATTTGACAGGTTGTTGACATTTATTAAATAA
- a CDS encoding VTT domain-containing protein, whose amino-acid sequence MFLYCLNLSLSIDTFLTNFVINYNDYTYLFLFTIVFCETGLFMAPFLPEESLLFVAGTLASKGLLDILKVTLLLTIANIIGECVNYYIGKKFGIKIFKSNNSIIFNKKHITRAQNFYNVHGGKTIIIAKFIPIIRTFIPFLAGTANVKFISFISYNMLGGIPWVVLFIIGGYLFGNIPLVSNNFELVILLIIFISVSPGLIAAFLKNIKRK is encoded by the coding sequence ATGTTTTTGTATTGTTTAAATCTTTCGTTATCCATTGACACTTTTCTCACGAATTTCGTAATAAATTATAATGATTACACTTACCTATTTCTATTTACCATTGTATTTTGTGAAACTGGTCTTTTTATGGCACCATTTCTCCCTGAGGAATCATTATTATTCGTTGCTGGAACATTAGCTTCAAAAGGACTATTAGATATTTTGAAAGTAACGTTATTATTAACTATTGCAAACATAATTGGTGAATGTGTGAATTATTACATTGGAAAAAAGTTCGGCATTAAAATTTTCAAAAGTAATAATTCTATAATTTTTAATAAAAAACATATAACTAGAGCACAGAATTTTTATAACGTTCATGGTGGAAAAACAATAATTATTGCTAAATTTATTCCAATAATACGTACCTTTATTCCATTTCTTGCCGGAACAGCAAATGTTAAGTTTATAAGCTTTATATCATATAACATGCTTGGAGGCATACCTTGGGTAGTTTTATTTATAATTGGTGGCTATCTTTTTGGAAATATACCTTTAGTTTCAAATAATTTCGAACTTGTTATATTGCTTATAATCTTTATTTCCGTATCACCTGGCTTAATTGCTGCATTTTTAAAGAATATTAAAAGAAAATAG
- a CDS encoding AEC family transporter, which translates to MEIIFTIVGQVSIMYILMAIGFIVYRKKLINEDGAKQISNLLVWVINPMIMLTRYQMEFSIDKLKELGISFSISLCAMLIGFFVGKVVFKKDQRIDKFAIGFANAGFIGIPLVTSIMGIEKVFFLSAYLVCFNILSYTYGIYTVSNNKSLITLKSVLFNPGIIAVAFGLLIFISPVKLPKLFYDAFNLVGQTNTPIAMILLGTYIAKSKLITLFNDKHAYFVAFIKLIVIPAIIMIIFKFLPPYLIEIKKVVLIAMATPVGLTVPMFSQMYGGDYEYGAKLVGLSTLLSLITIPIILYLANVIW; encoded by the coding sequence ATGGAGATTATTTTTACAATAGTTGGACAAGTAAGTATCATGTACATATTAATGGCAATTGGCTTTATAGTCTATCGTAAAAAATTAATTAATGAAGATGGAGCCAAACAAATATCTAATCTTTTAGTTTGGGTTATTAATCCGATGATTATGTTAACACGCTATCAAATGGAATTTTCTATAGATAAGTTAAAGGAGTTAGGAATTTCTTTTTCTATTTCTCTATGTGCAATGTTAATAGGCTTTTTTGTGGGAAAAGTTGTCTTTAAGAAAGATCAGAGAATAGATAAATTTGCGATCGGATTTGCAAATGCAGGATTTATTGGAATTCCACTAGTTACTAGCATAATGGGGATAGAAAAGGTGTTTTTTTTATCAGCATACCTAGTTTGTTTTAATATACTGAGTTACACTTATGGAATATATACAGTATCAAATAATAAAAGTTTAATTACCTTAAAAAGTGTTTTATTTAATCCAGGAATAATAGCTGTGGCATTTGGATTGCTTATTTTTATTTCGCCAGTAAAGCTGCCAAAGCTTTTTTATGATGCGTTTAACCTTGTTGGACAAACCAATACACCTATTGCTATGATTTTACTTGGTACGTATATTGCTAAGTCAAAACTAATTACATTATTTAATGATAAACATGCTTACTTTGTAGCATTTATAAAACTTATCGTTATTCCAGCTATAATAATGATAATATTTAAATTTTTACCACCATATTTAATAGAAATAAAAAAAGTTGTATTAATAGCTATGGCTACGCCAGTAGGGCTTACGGTACCAATGTTTTCCCAAATGTATGGAGGAGATTATGAGTATGGAGCTAAATTGGTTGGCTTAAGCACATTGCTATCACTGATTACTATACCAATAATTTTGTATCTGGCAAATGTTATTTGGTAA
- a CDS encoding protein-glutamate methylesterase/protein-glutamine glutaminase, with product MKQYGVLVVDDSSFMRRCISLIIEKDSQFFIIGIARNGLDAIEKIQRLKPDIVTMDVEMPEMDGISALKEITKTCPVPVVMLSNHTEDGTRTALKALDLGAIDIFLKSSLVGEEAKEETINDFLGKLKVIADSSKRQKNKEDNNADLEHIKCDEQQINCDEKRMKRELLIIGCSTGGPSALQSILPRFPKDLCRPVIVIQHMPPGFTGPLAERFDTICNLHVKEVENGDMLERGKIYIAPAGFQTLLERNEDNSIVFKVENMKNVDSLYKPSINVTLSSAAPIFKDKLVSVILTGMGNDGLAGCQNVKDNNGYVIVEAEESCIVYGMPKVVFEAGLADSQVALSDMFETIMLNL from the coding sequence ATGAAACAATATGGTGTTTTAGTTGTAGATGATTCCTCCTTTATGAGGAGATGTATAAGTCTCATTATAGAAAAAGATTCTCAATTTTTTATAATAGGAATTGCGAGAAATGGATTGGACGCAATAGAAAAGATACAAAGATTGAAACCTGATATAGTAACAATGGATGTAGAGATGCCGGAAATGGATGGAATAAGTGCCCTAAAAGAAATTACGAAAACTTGCCCTGTACCAGTTGTGATGCTGAGCAACCATACGGAAGATGGTACTAGAACAGCATTAAAAGCTTTAGATTTAGGAGCAATTGACATCTTTTTAAAAAGTTCTTTGGTTGGCGAAGAAGCAAAAGAGGAAACAATAAATGATTTTCTTGGTAAACTAAAAGTAATTGCAGATAGTAGCAAGAGACAAAAAAACAAAGAAGATAATAATGCAGACTTAGAACATATTAAGTGTGATGAGCAGCAGATTAATTGCGATGAAAAACGCATGAAAAGGGAACTGCTTATTATTGGGTGTTCAACAGGTGGACCATCTGCACTTCAATCAATATTACCAAGATTTCCAAAAGATTTATGCAGGCCTGTTATTGTAATACAACATATGCCTCCAGGATTTACTGGACCGTTAGCTGAAAGATTTGATACTATATGTAATCTACATGTTAAAGAAGTAGAGAATGGAGATATGCTTGAGCGAGGAAAAATATATATAGCACCAGCAGGGTTCCAAACACTATTAGAAAGAAATGAGGATAATAGCATAGTTTTCAAAGTTGAGAATATGAAAAATGTGGACAGCCTATATAAGCCATCAATTAATGTAACTTTAAGTTCGGCAGCGCCTATTTTTAAAGATAAGCTAGTCTCTGTAATTTTAACAGGAATGGGTAATGACGGGTTAGCAGGCTGCCAGAATGTAAAAGATAATAATGGATATGTTATAGTTGAGGCAGAAGAATCTTGTATAGTTTATGGCATGCCTAAGGTAGTGTTTGAGGCAGGTCTTGCAGATAGTCAGGTAGCACTAAGTGACATGTTTGAGACAATAATGTTGAATTTATAA
- a CDS encoding CheR family methyltransferase: MSIMALEQLASYIYEFCGIDYSKNLPSLESKITYRIKELRLNIWEYCGYVKIEEKERDTLIELITVNETYFFREENLLRELQTNIFPKFEDYSKEKTFRIWCAACSSGEEPYTLAMLIKETMLFEKSSVEIIASDINKKVLDKAEKGVYSSKSLSFRKMPYGMLDKYFDKIEDDYKIKDEIRKLVKFKNLNMFDKNIEQEVGRVDIILCRNVLIYFDTEFIKKAALSFYNILNETGYLFLGHAETITNVNPGFDTIYTPSIFYYKKGEKA, translated from the coding sequence ATGAGTATTATGGCATTAGAACAATTGGCGAGTTATATATATGAATTCTGTGGCATTGACTACTCCAAAAATCTTCCTTCACTTGAAAGTAAGATAACCTATAGAATTAAAGAGCTTAGACTGAATATTTGGGAATATTGTGGATACGTTAAAATAGAAGAAAAAGAAAGAGATACATTAATTGAACTAATAACAGTAAATGAAACTTATTTCTTTAGAGAAGAAAATCTATTAAGAGAATTGCAAACTAATATTTTCCCCAAATTTGAAGACTATTCAAAGGAGAAAACTTTTAGAATTTGGTGTGCGGCATGTTCAAGTGGGGAAGAACCCTATACATTAGCAATGCTAATAAAAGAAACAATGCTTTTTGAAAAAAGTTCTGTTGAAATAATAGCTTCGGATATTAATAAAAAAGTATTAGATAAAGCTGAAAAGGGAGTATACAGTAGTAAATCTTTATCATTTAGGAAGATGCCTTATGGAATGTTAGATAAATATTTTGATAAAATTGAAGATGACTATAAGATTAAGGATGAGATAAGAAAACTTGTAAAGTTTAAGAATTTAAATATGTTTGATAAAAATATCGAACAAGAAGTTGGAAGAGTTGATATAATACTCTGCAGAAATGTTTTAATATATTTTGATACAGAATTTATTAAAAAAGCTGCTCTTTCGTTTTACAATATTCTTAATGAAACAGGATATTTATTTTTAGGTCATGCAGAAACAATTACCAATGTTAATCCAGGTTTTGATACTATTTATACTCCATCAATTTTTTATTATAAGAAGGGAGAGAAAGCATAA